AACAGGAAGAGTCCTTTTTAATCCAAGCTCGGAGTTTATTTTCCAACTCATTGTTATTTGATTTTCATTCATACTATAGACTATAATTATAGTCAAGACAGAAAGCCGCGGAATGACAGAAATAAGGAGGAATGCCATGACAAAGACTATCCCGCTTGCAGAGGCAAAAAAGAGCCTGTCTGCAATTGTAAGAGACGTTGATGAAAAATATGACCGTTTTGCCATAACCAAAAACGGCGTTGAGAAAGCCGTTATTCTCAGCAGTGATGAATTTGAAGGCCTGATGGAGACACTCGATATTCTCTCCCGTGAAGAAGAGAGAGAAGCGATAGCACGTGCAAAAAAACAGGTAAGAAAAGGCAAAACCATATCCCTTAGTGATTTTAAATCAAGGTTAAAGCTTAAATGACCCACAGGATTGAGCTTGCAGGAGAGGCGGAATCCGACCTTGAATTTCTCCATGAGGCAGACAGAAAGCTATTTGGAAAGATACTTGCCAAGATAGAATTTCTCTCTGATAATCCAAAAGAGGGCAAGCCGCTTGCCGGGAACCACAAAGGCGAATTCTCTTTCAGGGTCGGTAATTACCGCATTGTCTATGAGCTTGATAACACCAGGCATATTGTCTATATCCTCACTGTAAAGCATCGGAAACATGTCTATTAAATTCTCATCTCATACCCGCCTTGCCCAAAATCCGCACCCTTTTCCAACATGCAAAACTTCTCCGGCCCTGATTAAACCCATAAACAGCAGCCGATAGACTATTGAAGAATTATCACTCTCTGCGGTGAAATACCGGGAAAGCTCCAGGATTCGACATATTATGAGAGACCCTGAATCAAGTTCAGGGTGACAATCTTTATTGATGGCGGATCCATTTTATAGTAGAGCTTTAATTCCTCGTAGAGTGCAGGATGCTTCTGTTTCAGCTTTGCAGGTTTTTTGAAAAACGCCTCTGTGATTACTGCAAAAAACTCCGCCGGATTGGTTGCTCCGTACGAGTCAATCACATCCTTGTAATGTTTTTTCACCTTCTCAACGAGTTCCCCGTACTCCCTGCCCAGAATCCTCGCCCAGGCAACATAGCTGGAGCCCCGATCAAGAATCGGTCCACCATCAGCGCGGCCATCCTCCTGATCCAGTTGGTGTGAAAATTCATGAAGAACAACATTGTGTCCGTCTCTGATATCCACGGACTCCTGCTTGACATGATCCCAGGCCAGCACGAGTTCGCCGCTGTTCCATGACTCGCCAAGCCTGGCACTGCACACCGTCCCCCTACCTATAAATCCAATATTCTCCCCTCTATCAAGAGGGGATTAAGGGGTGTGTGCCTCTTCTCTTTTCCTTCCATTTCCCCGGCTCTTATTCAGAAAAACCTCTTTGTCTGTAATATCTGCCTCTTAACCAGCTAAAAAACTCTGCCTTTATTTGCCGGTCAGCCTGCCGGCATACAAAACTCACGTCTTATGCTCTTCTCTCTTTTCTTCTTCG
The window above is part of the Nitrospirota bacterium genome. Proteins encoded here:
- a CDS encoding M90 family metallopeptidase, producing MCSARLGESWNSGELVLAWDHVKQESVDIRDGHNVVLHEFSHQLDQEDGRADGGPILDRGSSYVAWARILGREYGELVEKVKKHYKDVIDSYGATNPAEFFAVITEAFFKKPAKLKQKHPALYEELKLYYKMDPPSIKIVTLNLIQGLS
- a CDS encoding type II toxin-antitoxin system RelE/ParE family toxin, whose protein sequence is MTHRIELAGEAESDLEFLHEADRKLFGKILAKIEFLSDNPKEGKPLAGNHKGEFSFRVGNYRIVYELDNTRHIVYILTVKHRKHVY
- a CDS encoding type II toxin-antitoxin system Phd/YefM family antitoxin, whose product is MTKTIPLAEAKKSLSAIVRDVDEKYDRFAITKNGVEKAVILSSDEFEGLMETLDILSREEEREAIARAKKQVRKGKTISLSDFKSRLKLK